One Amblyomma americanum isolate KBUSLIRL-KWMA chromosome 8, ASM5285725v1, whole genome shotgun sequence DNA window includes the following coding sequences:
- the LOC144100502 gene encoding uncharacterized protein LOC144100502, with protein sequence MRLLYDVCIKRLKTGDMGRRSCRPFNPEISSGEMASTSMLFLAVAMLCAAAAAAGEDTEPSGGTGLQDGRKKRLRSSKLLGSLSRRFPRSPRVTRARRLLLVWLQRRALNSWKAAELGSHRTLLCIPLCVTRTRSPAAGTAGLEGWRGFLGRGQRRSTEARMPLRMTGAARNKNERMGSSHHIQAPASAGVRCGVEIRASATTNACLASNVRPWVGWMRAGVRAA encoded by the exons ATGCGGCTCCTCTACGACGTGTGTATAAAACGGCTGAAAACCGGGGACATGGGCAGACGCTCCTGCAGGCCCTTCAATCCAGAGATCTCAAGCG GGGAGATGGCGTCTACGAGCATGCTGTTCCTGGCTGTGGCTATGCTGTGCGCTGCGGCGGCTGCGGCCGGTGAGGACACGGAGCCCAGTGGCGGGACTGGATTGCAGGACGGCAGGAAGAAACGGCTGAGGTCGTCGAAGCTCTTGGGGAGCTTATCGAGGCGATTCCCACGCTCTCCCCGCGTGACTCGGGCTCGCCGCCTCCTCTTGGTATGGTTGCAACGCCGAGCCCTGAATTCTTGGAAAGCCGCCGAACTCGGCAGCCATCGCACCCTCCTGTGCATACCCCTCTGCGTGACCAGAACACGGAGCCCCGCGGCGGGGACAGCTGGTTTGGAGGGTTGGCGAGGATTTTTGGGTCGCGGGCAAAGACGATCTACCGAAGCTCGCATGCCCTTGCGCATGACGGGCGCGGCTCGAAATAAAAATGAGCGAATGGGAAGCAGCCATCACATCCAAGCCCCTGCAAGTGCCG GTGTTCGCTGCGGGGTTGAGATAAGAGCCAGTGCCACTACAAATGCGTGCCTGGCGTCGAATGTTCGACCCTGGGTGGGCTGGATGCGTGCAGGGGTCAGAGCGGCGTGA
- the LOC144100500 gene encoding uncharacterized protein LOC144100500, giving the protein MKKAASDSRKPTTAIAAGEAVGKSKPSTTTSKPSVNATNPRKAVKGVGDLYSPPCTRSQKDRFKKQLENVEDSMLENRKPSKQKPDADTGRSALKELVNAPRGKGAGSAAPKKAHACGQDRALAQLDSNAQGRIVATAPSKGPQGTKKVQEKAPSKAGNSVRSK; this is encoded by the exons ATGAAGAAAGCAGCCAGCGACAGCCGCAAGCCGACCACAGCGATAGCAGCAGGAGAAGCAGTAGGAAAAAGCAAGCCGTCGACTACCACCAGCAAGCCCTCCGTTAACGCGACTAATCCTCGGAAGGCGGTGAAAGGAGTGGGTGACCTCTACTCGCCGCCATGCACAAGATCGCAGAAAGACCGATTCAAGAAGCAATTGGAGAACGTTGAggactctatgttggagaacagGAAGCCCTCTAAACAGAAGCCTGACGCCGACACGGGCCGCTCCGCTTTGAAGGAGCTGGTGAACGCCCCCCGAGGGAAAGGTGCTGGTTCGGCGGCACCCAAGAAAGCTCATGCATGTGGGCAGGACCGAGCGCTGGCGCAGTTGGACTCTAATGCCCAAGGGAGAATCGTAGCTACCGCTCCGTCCAAAGGGCCCCAGGGAACGAAAAAGGTCCAGGAGAAG GCGCCCTCCAAAGCTGGCAACTCCGTCAGGTCCAAGTGA
- the LOC144100501 gene encoding uncharacterized protein LOC144100501 — MKKGASDSRKPTTAIAAGEAVGKSKPSSTTSKPSANATKPRQAATGEGDLYSPPCTRSQKDRFKKQLENVEDSMFDNNQPSKQKPDADMGRPALKELGNARRGKGAGSAAPKNAQTCRQDRALPDLCSSAQGRIVATAPSKGAKGAKKVQANAPSKAGNSVRSK, encoded by the exons ATGAAGaaaggagccagcgacagccGCAAGCCGACCACAGCGATAGCAGCAGGAGAAGCAGTAGGAAAAAGCAAGCCGTCGAGTACCACCAGCAAGCCCTCCGCAAACGCGACTAAGCCTCGGCAGGCGGCAACAGGAGAGGGTGACCTTTATTCGCCGCCATGCACAAGATCGCAGAAAGACCGATTCAAGAAGCAATTGGAGAACGTCGAGGACTCCATGTTTGATAACAACCAGCCCTCTAAACAGAAGCCTGACGCCGACATGGGCCGCCCCGCTTTGAAGGAGCTGGGGAACGCCCGCCGAGGGAAAGGTGCTGGTTCGGCGGCACCCAAGAACGCTCAAACATGTCGGCAGGACCGAGCACTGCCGGACTTGTGCTCGAGCGCCCAAGGGAGAATTGTAGCTACCGCTCCGTCCAAGGGGGCCAAGGGAGCGAAAAAGGTCCAGGCAAAT GCGCCCTCCAAAGCTGGCAACTCCGTCAGGTCCAAGTGA